A single Corynebacterium stationis DNA region contains:
- a CDS encoding FecCD family ABC transporter permease — translation MSTDILGFRAQRRRALAWSGIIFCALIAVLALGVIVGPTPLNIADLGAIASHHLFGSALPVELQTADAIVWDIRLPRLLLGVAVGAGLAVTGAVLQAVVRNMLADPFTLGINSGASTGAALAILFGAGAVFGDFALQGSAFIGAAAAAALMFFVARAAGQLTSVRLLMAGVAVGYALSALTSFLIFASDSAEGSRSVMFWLLGSLALGQWDLTLPATLAVVVIITAALWFLGPLIDALTVGDEAARTLGINPNRMRAVLVVLVCILVGAVVAMAGSIGFVGLVVPHSARRLVGGTHRHMLPVAALLGSALLVLADIGSRTLLAPQEVPIGILTALVGAPFLLVLIRRMNAKS, via the coding sequence ATGAGTACTGACATTCTAGGGTTTCGCGCGCAACGCCGCCGAGCCCTAGCCTGGTCAGGAATTATTTTTTGCGCCCTGATCGCGGTCCTTGCTCTCGGCGTCATTGTCGGGCCGACCCCGCTGAATATCGCCGACTTGGGCGCGATTGCCTCGCACCATCTTTTCGGCTCCGCTTTGCCAGTTGAGCTACAGACCGCCGATGCCATCGTGTGGGATATCCGCCTGCCGCGTCTGCTTTTGGGCGTTGCGGTCGGTGCAGGTTTGGCGGTCACCGGTGCGGTTTTGCAGGCCGTGGTGCGCAATATGCTGGCGGATCCGTTTACGCTGGGTATTAACTCTGGGGCATCGACAGGCGCGGCCTTGGCGATTTTGTTCGGCGCCGGGGCGGTCTTTGGGGATTTCGCGCTGCAGGGCTCAGCGTTTATTGGCGCGGCGGCCGCGGCGGCGCTGATGTTTTTCGTTGCACGTGCCGCCGGCCAGCTGACCTCCGTGCGCCTGCTCATGGCCGGAGTGGCCGTGGGTTATGCACTATCGGCGCTGACGTCTTTTCTGATTTTCGCCTCCGATTCCGCCGAGGGCTCTCGGTCTGTCATGTTCTGGCTTTTGGGCTCACTTGCCCTGGGCCAATGGGATCTCACCTTGCCCGCAACCCTTGCCGTGGTAGTCATCATCACCGCCGCGTTGTGGTTCTTGGGCCCGCTCATCGACGCGCTTACCGTCGGCGACGAAGCCGCGCGCACGCTTGGCATAAACCCCAACCGCATGCGCGCGGTGCTGGTGGTTTTGGTCTGCATTCTCGTCGGCGCGGTGGTCGCGATGGCTGGTTCCATCGGCTTCGTTGGCCTCGTAGTTCCGCACTCCGCGCGGCGCCTGGTCGGCGGCACCCACCGCCACATGCTCCCCGTCGCAGCACTTTTAGGCTCAGCACTACTGGTTCTCGCAGACATCGGCTCGCGCACGCTACTCGCGCCGCAAGAAGTCCCCATCGGCATCCTGACCGCGCTAGTTGGCGCCCCATTTTTGCTGGTACTGATTCGGAGGATGAACGCGAAGTCATGA
- a CDS encoding ABC transporter substrate-binding protein, producing MKKSLIALALLSSLAVAGCTAQEDSSSSASDTTYSVENCGNTWDFNEVPERVVLQDVSSTETLAQLGVLDHVVAKAGYFPEAYFDEETFAQVDAIPTLTDRLGEAGHLEITKEAVLAQEPDLIVGFSPTVRDITVKNIPIMNEPGFCGEVHNASFDDVYDQIDLYSSIFQKQERGEEYKAELKSQIAAIDANIGQGKTVAVLYPAVMGSTVYAYGTDSMSNAVVSAVGLENVFANESERVFEISAEQLTAANPDVIVLLNSGEENLKSYVTMLPGAHAISAVQQDQIIPLELAFAEPPTPFAVEGAKRLEQALK from the coding sequence ATGAAAAAATCCCTCATCGCCCTAGCTTTACTGAGCTCTTTGGCGGTGGCGGGTTGTACCGCACAAGAAGACTCCTCGTCGTCTGCAAGCGACACAACATATAGCGTGGAAAACTGCGGCAATACCTGGGACTTTAACGAGGTCCCCGAGCGGGTAGTGCTGCAGGATGTTTCATCGACCGAAACTCTGGCGCAGCTCGGCGTCTTGGATCATGTGGTGGCTAAAGCTGGCTACTTCCCCGAAGCTTACTTCGATGAAGAGACCTTCGCGCAGGTCGATGCCATCCCAACTCTTACTGACCGTCTCGGCGAAGCCGGCCACCTAGAAATCACCAAAGAGGCAGTCCTTGCTCAGGAACCAGACCTCATCGTGGGCTTTAGCCCCACGGTGCGCGATATTACGGTGAAGAACATTCCAATTATGAACGAGCCCGGCTTCTGCGGCGAAGTGCACAACGCATCTTTCGATGATGTTTATGACCAGATAGATCTCTACTCCTCTATCTTCCAAAAGCAAGAGCGCGGCGAGGAATACAAGGCCGAGTTGAAGTCCCAAATCGCAGCTATCGATGCAAACATCGGCCAAGGCAAGACCGTCGCCGTTCTCTACCCAGCGGTCATGGGTTCCACCGTGTATGCCTACGGCACCGATTCCATGTCTAATGCCGTGGTGTCCGCGGTTGGACTCGAGAACGTCTTTGCCAATGAGTCGGAGCGAGTCTTTGAAATCAGCGCCGAGCAACTCACCGCGGCGAATCCTGATGTCATCGTGCTGTTGAATTCGGGCGAGGAAAACCTCAAATCATACGTCACCATGCTGCCCGGCGCGCACGCGATTTCCGCGGTACAACAGGACCAGATTATCCCGCTGGAGCTCGCTTTTGCAGAACCTCCAACCCCCTTTGCTGTAGAGGGCGCAAAACGCTTAGAACAGGCTCTAAAATAG
- a CDS encoding ABC transporter ATP-binding protein: MIEVKNLSFHDILHDISLQIPDHGITGLVGPNGSGKTTLLRCMYGANKASSGQVLIDATPLPKLSSRALARKISVVGQEHGEPPPMTVAEIVRLGRLPHKDNNERAIVDALERVGMADKATRPMAQLSGGERQRVMIARAFVQNAKHLLLDEPTNHLDIYYQLEVFQQLKELKSNAVVVLHDLNSALAYCDTVHLLDHGRIVASGPPDEVLVPEILEPIYRVRVIRTSTHLHLERFDS; encoded by the coding sequence ATGATTGAAGTCAAAAATCTAAGCTTCCACGACATCCTGCACGATATTTCGTTGCAGATTCCGGATCACGGCATCACCGGTTTGGTCGGCCCCAACGGCTCCGGCAAGACAACACTGCTGCGCTGCATGTATGGCGCGAATAAAGCAAGCTCAGGGCAGGTGCTTATCGATGCCACCCCGCTTCCCAAACTCTCCTCCCGCGCATTGGCCCGCAAGATATCCGTCGTGGGCCAAGAACATGGCGAGCCGCCCCCGATGACTGTCGCTGAGATCGTGCGCTTGGGACGCTTACCGCACAAGGACAACAATGAGCGGGCCATCGTGGATGCTCTCGAGCGCGTCGGCATGGCGGATAAGGCCACCCGGCCGATGGCGCAGCTGTCCGGTGGCGAGCGCCAGCGCGTCATGATTGCGCGGGCGTTTGTGCAAAACGCGAAGCATCTGCTTCTCGATGAACCCACCAACCACCTTGATATCTACTACCAGCTGGAAGTCTTTCAGCAGCTCAAAGAGCTGAAATCCAACGCGGTAGTGGTGCTCCATGATCTCAACAGCGCTTTGGCCTATTGCGATACCGTGCACCTTTTGGATCATGGCCGCATCGTAGCCTCTGGCCCGCCTGACGAAGTTCTGGTGCCAGAGATTCTTGAACCGATTTACCGCGTGCGTGTTATTCGCACTTCTACTCATCTACATCTTGAAAGGTTTGATTCATGA
- a CDS encoding lysylphosphatidylglycerol synthase transmembrane domain-containing protein: MTMQSGMRWLRWGASLLVLIVLIWVFRDELDFLEEGFRRLSHANAFAVVIVIIASLASLVAMSGVMQQLMVAGGVNVSVKEATAISLASNAWSTTLPAGPAFSALLTFHVQRAWGATIALCAWFFVVSSAVSTIWLVLIGLSGVMLLRASIGLGALIISLALMVLLLAGLFWVTNNPRTVERWLKRQKIIKGKVRDGLVEQARNLKEVHLSRYQFLSVSALSFGHRLFDMVALWACVWAVSGAIPWINAGENETTLAGVTLAYITAKLAGSAQITPAGLGTVEAAIIATLVATGMTAVEATGTAVIYRLISFALMTAIGWVVYFWHYARKGLKMSSLSTTSGEKETS; this comes from the coding sequence ATGACTATGCAATCCGGCATGCGCTGGCTGCGCTGGGGTGCCTCGCTCCTCGTGCTCATCGTGCTGATCTGGGTCTTTCGGGACGAGCTGGACTTCCTCGAGGAAGGCTTCCGACGACTCAGCCACGCCAATGCCTTCGCTGTCGTGATTGTCATCATCGCATCTCTTGCATCGCTAGTCGCGATGAGCGGGGTGATGCAACAGCTCATGGTGGCCGGCGGAGTCAACGTTTCGGTGAAAGAAGCAACCGCGATTTCACTCGCCTCCAATGCCTGGTCTACCACCTTGCCTGCCGGACCGGCGTTCTCCGCCCTTTTAACCTTCCACGTGCAACGCGCCTGGGGCGCAACCATCGCCTTGTGCGCCTGGTTCTTCGTCGTATCTTCAGCGGTTTCCACCATCTGGCTGGTGCTGATTGGACTGTCCGGGGTGATGTTGCTGCGCGCATCGATAGGCTTGGGCGCACTGATAATTTCACTGGCTCTGATGGTCTTGCTACTCGCCGGATTATTCTGGGTCACCAACAATCCCCGCACAGTAGAGCGCTGGTTAAAGCGCCAAAAGATTATCAAAGGCAAAGTGCGCGACGGCCTAGTTGAGCAAGCCCGTAACTTAAAAGAAGTGCACCTGTCGCGGTATCAATTCCTCTCCGTATCCGCGCTGTCTTTCGGTCACCGACTTTTTGACATGGTTGCCCTGTGGGCCTGCGTGTGGGCTGTCAGCGGGGCCATCCCATGGATTAATGCCGGCGAAAATGAAACTACCCTGGCCGGTGTAACCCTGGCTTATATCACCGCGAAGCTAGCTGGCTCCGCACAAATCACCCCGGCGGGACTGGGCACGGTAGAAGCGGCAATCATCGCTACGCTGGTGGCAACCGGTATGACCGCGGTCGAGGCCACCGGCACCGCGGTCATCTACCGCCTGATTTCCTTTGCCCTGATGACCGCCATCGGCTGGGTAGTGTACTTCTGGCACTACGCGCGCAAGGGCCTGAAAATGTCCTCGTTGAGCACCACTTCTGGTGAGAAAGAAACATCATGA
- a CDS encoding urease subunit gamma — MHLTQREQEKLLIVVAADLARKRRDRGVKLNHPEAIALITAELLEGARDGKTVAELMSEGVTYVTRDEVMEGVPEMITDVQVEATFPDGTKLVTVHNPIR; from the coding sequence ATGCACTTGACTCAGCGTGAGCAAGAAAAGCTCTTGATTGTGGTCGCAGCGGATTTGGCACGCAAAAGAAGAGATCGCGGCGTCAAGCTCAACCACCCAGAAGCCATCGCTCTCATCACTGCAGAACTGCTCGAAGGTGCTCGCGACGGCAAGACCGTCGCAGAGCTTATGAGCGAAGGTGTCACGTACGTAACGCGTGATGAAGTCATGGAAGGCGTGCCAGAGATGATCACCGATGTGCAGGTCGAGGCCACATTCCCCGACGGAACCAAATTGGTCACCGTCCACAACCCGATCCGTTAA
- the ureE gene encoding urease accessory protein UreE — MIIENITSNIAELNDANLEGLTIDEVFFDDETRLKRIQRVKAESGEELALRLPTGFRELKDGDILQQTAEKIFVAKMKPTDVLVIAPRSIQEALVVAHTLGNRHLQAQFFDAESQFGAEVMVVRYDHTVEHHLEHAGAPYSRGEYVMPEAFRHAEHTH; from the coding sequence GTGATTATTGAAAACATCACGAGCAATATCGCAGAGCTTAACGATGCAAACCTCGAAGGCCTGACCATCGACGAAGTCTTCTTCGATGACGAAACCCGCCTCAAGCGCATCCAACGCGTCAAGGCAGAATCCGGCGAGGAACTCGCGCTGCGCCTGCCCACCGGTTTTCGCGAGCTCAAAGACGGCGATATCTTGCAGCAAACCGCGGAGAAAATCTTCGTCGCTAAGATGAAGCCGACCGATGTACTTGTCATTGCCCCGCGCAGCATCCAAGAAGCCCTCGTCGTGGCGCACACCCTGGGCAACCGCCACCTGCAGGCGCAGTTCTTTGACGCTGAATCACAGTTCGGCGCCGAGGTTATGGTCGTGCGCTATGACCACACCGTCGAGCACCACTTAGAGCATGCCGGTGCCCCGTATTCGCGCGGTGAATACGTCATGCCTGAGGCCTTCCGCCATGCCGAACACACCCACTAG
- a CDS encoding DUF3054 domain-containing protein, whose amino-acid sequence MTKQLTYDIIAIAVFAILARFAHPPVTLGGIFDAFWPWAVGAVLGWAILTWLFKTSNIWLQGLTVWASAIIFGMIFWALVNSSLPHYSFLIVAITMSALLLFGRRAVAQWMSRKKTTA is encoded by the coding sequence ATGACTAAACAGTTAACCTACGACATCATCGCTATCGCCGTCTTCGCCATCTTGGCGCGATTTGCGCACCCACCAGTTACCCTCGGCGGCATCTTCGACGCCTTCTGGCCGTGGGCTGTCGGCGCGGTTCTCGGCTGGGCGATTTTGACTTGGCTGTTTAAGACCAGCAATATCTGGCTGCAGGGTCTAACGGTCTGGGCCTCGGCGATCATCTTCGGCATGATTTTCTGGGCGCTGGTGAACTCCTCGCTGCCGCACTACAGCTTCCTCATCGTGGCAATCACTATGTCGGCGCTGCTGCTCTTTGGCCGCCGGGCAGTTGCGCAGTGGATGTCGCGCAAGAAGACTACTGCGTAG
- the ureC gene encoding urease subunit alpha — MSFEMDRRQYAELNGLTTGDGVRLADTNLVAIIESDTTVYGEEMSFGGGKVIRDGMGQNGRLTAVNDIPDLVITNALIIDYTGIFKADIAVKDGKILKLGNAGNPDTQDNIDIIIGVATEVIGGEGLIVTAGAIDTHIHYLSPDQVGAGLDNGTTTFIGGGTGPVDSSNATTVTAGPTNLKTMIKATSHLPVNLGFLGKGHASEPEALREQIRAGAVGLKIHEDWGAAYHSIDLALAVADEMDIQVAIHSDTLNEGGFADNTIAAFKDRVIHTFHTEGAGGGHAPDILKVAGLNNVLPASTNPTLPYTDNTIDEHLDMIMVCHHLNPDLPEDVAFADSRIRKETIAAEDVLHDRGVLSITSSDSQAMGRVGEVVLRTWQVAHRMKEQFGPLAGDSENNDNNRIKRYVAKYTINPAIAAGISHAVGSVEEGKLADLVIWEPAFFGVKPKLVLKSGIVVRAVVGDSNGSIPTPQPRTMRYEYGAIGDAAGQTSVTFLPTAAFEAGLPEELGINRTFVEAKNMRTISKQDMKHNSATPHIHVDPETYELTVDDEKITSEPASVLPMAQRYFLF; from the coding sequence GTGTCTTTTGAAATGGATAGACGCCAATATGCCGAGCTCAACGGCCTGACCACAGGCGATGGCGTCCGCCTGGCAGATACCAATCTGGTTGCCATCATCGAATCGGATACCACCGTCTACGGCGAAGAAATGTCTTTCGGCGGCGGCAAAGTCATCCGCGACGGCATGGGCCAAAATGGCCGCCTCACCGCAGTCAATGACATCCCGGACCTGGTGATCACCAATGCACTCATCATTGACTACACCGGTATCTTCAAAGCCGATATCGCGGTTAAAGACGGCAAGATTTTAAAGCTGGGCAACGCCGGCAACCCGGATACCCAGGACAATATCGACATCATCATCGGCGTCGCCACCGAGGTCATCGGCGGCGAAGGCCTGATTGTCACCGCCGGCGCGATTGATACCCACATCCACTACCTCTCCCCGGACCAGGTCGGAGCAGGCTTGGACAACGGCACCACCACGTTCATCGGCGGCGGCACCGGCCCGGTGGATTCTTCCAACGCCACCACCGTGACCGCAGGTCCCACCAACCTCAAGACCATGATCAAGGCGACCTCGCATCTACCGGTCAACCTTGGTTTTCTGGGCAAAGGCCACGCCTCCGAACCAGAAGCGCTGCGCGAGCAAATCCGCGCCGGCGCCGTGGGCTTGAAGATCCACGAGGACTGGGGCGCAGCGTATCACTCCATCGACCTTGCGCTCGCCGTGGCCGATGAGATGGATATCCAGGTCGCCATCCACTCCGACACCCTCAACGAGGGCGGTTTCGCCGATAACACCATCGCCGCATTCAAAGACCGCGTCATCCACACCTTCCACACCGAAGGCGCTGGCGGCGGTCACGCGCCCGATATCTTGAAGGTCGCAGGGCTCAACAACGTACTCCCAGCTTCGACAAACCCGACGCTGCCGTATACGGATAACACCATTGACGAGCACCTCGACATGATCATGGTCTGCCACCACCTCAACCCAGACCTGCCAGAAGACGTCGCCTTCGCTGATTCCCGCATCCGTAAGGAAACCATCGCCGCCGAAGACGTACTCCACGACCGCGGCGTGCTCTCCATTACCTCATCCGACTCCCAAGCCATGGGCCGTGTCGGCGAAGTCGTGCTGCGCACCTGGCAGGTTGCTCACCGCATGAAAGAGCAGTTCGGACCGCTCGCAGGCGATAGCGAAAACAACGACAACAACCGCATCAAGCGCTACGTCGCCAAGTACACCATCAACCCTGCCATCGCCGCCGGCATTTCCCATGCGGTGGGCTCAGTCGAGGAAGGAAAGCTCGCCGACCTGGTCATCTGGGAGCCCGCATTCTTCGGCGTCAAGCCTAAGCTCGTGCTCAAGTCCGGCATCGTCGTGCGCGCAGTCGTCGGCGATTCCAACGGCTCCATCCCCACCCCGCAGCCGCGCACCATGCGCTATGAATACGGCGCGATCGGGGACGCCGCTGGTCAAACCTCGGTCACTTTCTTGCCCACCGCCGCGTTTGAGGCCGGCCTGCCGGAAGAGTTGGGCATCAACCGCACGTTTGTCGAGGCCAAGAACATGCGCACTATTTCCAAGCAGGACATGAAACACAACAGTGCCACCCCGCACATCCACGTCGACCCGGAAACCTATGAACTAACCGTCGACGACGAAAAAATCACCTCCGAGCCCGCCTCCGTGTTGCCGATGGCGCAGCGCTACTTCCTGTTTTAA
- a CDS encoding urease subunit beta, with the protein MIPGELIFNATDKILINEGKEAITLEVTNTGDRPVQVGSHFHFAEANSALEFDRKAAQGKRLDIPAGTAVRLEPGDSRTVELIDYGGHRKIYGFNAEFNAKLNRA; encoded by the coding sequence ATGATTCCCGGTGAACTCATCTTCAACGCCACCGACAAAATACTTATCAACGAGGGCAAAGAAGCAATCACCCTCGAAGTCACCAACACGGGAGACCGGCCTGTCCAGGTTGGCTCCCACTTCCATTTCGCAGAGGCGAATTCTGCCCTCGAGTTTGACCGCAAAGCCGCCCAAGGCAAGCGCCTTGATATTCCTGCTGGCACTGCCGTGCGCTTAGAGCCCGGCGATTCCCGCACCGTGGAACTTATCGACTACGGCGGACACCGCAAGATTTACGGCTTCAACGCCGAATTCAACGCCAAACTCAACCGTGCCTAG
- a CDS encoding urease accessory protein UreF — protein sequence MPNTPTSRHAQLVIWHLTDSALPTGSFAHSAGLETYIQANQVHDAASFSSWLHGYLRQASFNDALAVKFAVELVGASISDGEKLELLAQLDALLHAAQTPKQVRVSMNSMGKRMSRVASIVAPDGFLVQEYARAISARTMHGNPGIATGLVLAAVGVSAREAVDAYLMQLATSMTQNAIRAIPLGQDAGQRVLVGAYPVIETAGQMTMAHTMADLGVVAPRLEVAQMQHEKLHARMFMS from the coding sequence ATGCCGAACACACCCACTAGCCGCCATGCGCAGCTGGTCATTTGGCACCTGACGGATTCGGCGCTGCCCACGGGCAGCTTCGCGCACTCAGCGGGTTTAGAAACCTACATCCAAGCCAACCAGGTCCACGACGCCGCATCGTTTAGCTCGTGGCTGCACGGCTATTTGCGCCAAGCAAGCTTCAACGACGCCCTGGCGGTGAAATTCGCAGTGGAGTTGGTGGGGGCATCGATAAGCGATGGCGAAAAGCTGGAACTTTTGGCCCAGCTGGATGCCCTGCTGCACGCGGCCCAAACGCCAAAGCAGGTTCGCGTATCGATGAACTCCATGGGCAAGCGCATGTCGCGTGTCGCCAGCATTGTGGCGCCGGATGGTTTCTTGGTGCAGGAATACGCGCGGGCAATTTCGGCGCGCACGATGCATGGCAACCCCGGCATCGCGACCGGGCTGGTGCTCGCCGCGGTTGGGGTGTCTGCCCGCGAGGCTGTCGATGCCTACCTCATGCAACTTGCAACGTCGATGACCCAAAACGCGATTCGCGCCATCCCGCTCGGTCAAGATGCCGGGCAGCGCGTGCTTGTCGGCGCCTACCCCGTCATCGAGACTGCCGGCCAGATGACTATGGCGCACACCATGGCGGATTTGGGCGTGGTTGCGCCGCGTTTGGAAGTCGCGCAGATGCAACACGAAAAGCTGCACGCGCGCATGTTTATGTCTTAA
- a CDS encoding MMPL family transporter has protein sequence MFLKWGHFSYVYRKFIPFVLIGLILLLFGVFGTQLENRMSQEGWEDPNAASTRAAEIENEVFGRDKSGDVIVMVNNPQENLEEGRAYVDKLKSSYPEQIAQVNSYFDTQNPNLLNEAGDTAFIAIGLAGDEEQTLKDFRIIQDALTDTSLDVEVAGATAVADALDAGMAADISRAERAALPLVGLLLLVVFGSVVAAFMPLIVGGLSILGSIGILAILAGFLQVNVFAQAVVTLLGLGLAIDYGLFMVSRFREELDKGRNVKDAVAITTATAGQTVVFSAAMVAVALSGLFIFPQAFLKSVAYGSISAVGLAALLSVTLLPALFGMLGHNIDKWSIRRTKRTARRIEDTWWYRLPKWAMKHAKVMTLAICGLLIALTLPILNISFGGINESYLPPTQETRIAQDKFNEEFPSFRTEPVKLVVENASNEQLVDVIMQVRELDGLTSPMAPSSATVDGTTVLSAGIEDRDDYADIVHELENLNAPEGVNLYVGGTPAMEVESLDALFDKLPWMVIYILVATFILMALVFGSVVLPMKAILMTVLTLGATLGILTAMFVSGVGSNLLSFSPGPLMSPILVLIIAIIYGLSTDYEVFLVSRMVEARKQGATTDEAINSGTAHTGGIITAAALIMIVVAAAFGFSDIVMMKYIAFGMIFALFIDATIVRMLLVPAVMHLLREDNWWAPKFIHKAYEKMGHGSEPAASSLRSSAEKETVNPSSTAPAADPAVEPAPAAEPETYDEEFYDSYQDAADEGPGRSGRSIEEDASLIPFNELMERLARERRSLNRGPQRRELPQAKDDDF, from the coding sequence GTGTTTTTAAAATGGGGCCATTTTTCCTATGTCTACCGTAAATTCATCCCGTTTGTACTCATCGGGTTAATCCTGCTGCTTTTCGGAGTCTTTGGCACGCAGTTGGAAAACCGCATGAGCCAAGAAGGCTGGGAAGATCCCAACGCGGCATCGACACGCGCAGCCGAGATCGAAAACGAAGTCTTCGGGCGCGATAAATCTGGCGACGTGATCGTCATGGTCAATAATCCCCAGGAGAACCTGGAGGAAGGCCGCGCGTACGTCGACAAGCTCAAAAGCTCCTACCCTGAGCAAATCGCCCAGGTCAATAGCTACTTCGATACCCAAAACCCCAATCTTTTAAACGAAGCAGGCGACACCGCCTTCATCGCGATTGGGCTCGCCGGCGATGAAGAGCAAACACTCAAAGACTTCCGCATCATCCAAGATGCATTGACCGACACCTCCCTCGACGTTGAGGTCGCTGGCGCAACCGCCGTGGCAGATGCTCTCGATGCCGGCATGGCCGCAGATATCTCCCGTGCCGAACGCGCAGCCTTGCCGTTGGTCGGGCTGTTGCTGCTGGTAGTCTTTGGCTCCGTCGTCGCAGCCTTTATGCCGCTGATTGTCGGTGGTTTATCCATTTTGGGCTCGATTGGCATTTTGGCCATCCTCGCCGGCTTTTTGCAGGTCAATGTCTTTGCCCAAGCCGTTGTCACGCTTTTGGGCCTGGGTCTGGCCATCGACTATGGCCTGTTCATGGTCTCGCGCTTTCGCGAAGAATTGGATAAAGGCCGCAACGTTAAAGACGCCGTCGCGATTACCACCGCCACAGCAGGGCAAACCGTGGTCTTTTCCGCCGCCATGGTTGCGGTTGCGCTTTCCGGCCTGTTCATTTTCCCGCAGGCCTTCCTCAAATCGGTGGCCTATGGCTCGATTTCCGCAGTCGGTTTAGCGGCGCTGCTTTCTGTAACCCTGCTGCCGGCACTATTTGGCATGCTGGGGCACAACATCGATAAGTGGTCGATTCGCCGCACCAAGCGCACCGCGCGCCGAATTGAAGATACCTGGTGGTACCGCCTGCCGAAGTGGGCCATGAAGCACGCGAAGGTCATGACGCTGGCTATTTGCGGCCTGCTTATCGCGCTGACCTTGCCTATTTTGAATATTTCTTTCGGCGGCATCAACGAAAGCTACCTGCCGCCGACGCAGGAAACTCGCATCGCGCAGGATAAATTCAACGAAGAATTCCCTTCTTTCCGCACGGAACCAGTGAAACTGGTGGTGGAAAATGCGTCGAATGAGCAGCTTGTCGATGTCATCATGCAGGTCCGCGAACTCGACGGGCTAACCTCCCCGATGGCACCATCGTCTGCGACTGTCGACGGCACCACCGTGCTTTCTGCCGGTATCGAAGACCGCGACGACTACGCCGATATTGTCCACGAACTGGAAAATCTCAATGCCCCTGAAGGCGTAAACCTCTATGTCGGCGGCACTCCAGCGATGGAAGTGGAATCCCTCGACGCCCTCTTTGACAAGCTGCCGTGGATGGTTATCTACATCCTGGTTGCAACTTTCATCCTCATGGCCTTGGTCTTTGGCTCTGTGGTCTTGCCAATGAAGGCCATTTTGATGACGGTGCTGACTCTGGGTGCAACCTTGGGTATTTTGACCGCCATGTTCGTCTCCGGCGTGGGCTCTAACCTGTTGAGCTTCTCCCCTGGCCCGTTGATGAGCCCGATTCTGGTGCTGATCATCGCCATTATCTATGGCCTGTCCACGGACTATGAGGTCTTTTTGGTCTCGCGCATGGTCGAAGCCCGCAAGCAAGGCGCAACCACCGATGAGGCCATCAACTCCGGCACCGCGCACACCGGCGGCATTATTACTGCCGCAGCGCTGATTATGATTGTGGTCGCCGCTGCCTTTGGCTTCTCCGATATCGTGATGATGAAGTACATCGCCTTCGGCATGATCTTCGCGCTGTTTATCGACGCCACCATCGTGCGCATGCTGCTAGTTCCCGCCGTGATGCACCTGCTGCGCGAAGACAACTGGTGGGCACCGAAATTCATCCACAAGGCCTACGAAAAGATGGGCCACGGCTCCGAACCTGCTGCTTCCTCGCTTCGCTCATCAGCAGAAAAAGAAACAGTCAACCCCTCAAGCACTGCTCCAGCCGCTGACCCTGCCGTGGAACCGGCTCCAGCTGCCGAGCCGGAAACTTATGACGAGGAGTTCTACGATTCCTACCAAGACGCCGCGGACGAAGGCCCGGGACGTTCGGGGCGCTCCATCGAGGAAGATGCTTCGCTGATTCCATTCAATGAGCTTATGGAGCGTTTAGCGCGCGAGCGCCGTTCCTTAAACCGCGGCCCACAGCGCCGTGAACTGCCACAAGCCAAGGACGACGATTTCTAG